A window from Aeromonas rivipollensis encodes these proteins:
- a CDS encoding GNAT family N-acetyltransferase, protein MEIRRLESGDENIWFKALSILLADTDEGTVKASLEDIAAAISDDRCYLLVALHDDEPVGLLSAYRFPDVRTGGSLAYLYDIEVMDEKRGCGIGKGLVNTLIACCTRDGVRLVWAGTDMANKAARQTFVTTGGKVEGDAYVEYEWDRLDDAMSPACPSASPVYALTEPSSS, encoded by the coding sequence ATGGAAATAAGAAGGCTGGAGAGCGGTGACGAGAATATCTGGTTCAAGGCGTTATCCATACTGCTTGCCGATACAGATGAGGGAACAGTAAAAGCCTCTCTGGAGGATATTGCCGCCGCTATTTCCGATGATCGCTGTTATCTGCTGGTTGCCTTGCATGACGATGAACCTGTCGGGCTGCTCAGTGCGTACCGCTTTCCCGACGTCAGAACAGGAGGTAGCCTGGCATATCTTTATGATATTGAGGTGATGGATGAAAAAAGAGGGTGTGGCATAGGAAAAGGGTTGGTCAATACCCTGATTGCCTGCTGCACGCGCGATGGTGTCAGACTGGTTTGGGCCGGGACCGACATGGCAAATAAAGCCGCACGACAGACCTTTGTGACGACCGGCGGGAAGGTAGAAGGCGACGCTTATGTTGAATATGAGTGGGATAGGCTGGATGACGCCATGTCACCGGCATGTCCGTCTGCTTCACCGGTCTACGCCTTGACCGAACCATCGTCATCATGA
- a CDS encoding sugar O-acetyltransferase: protein MASDWDKVLAGGALNSQSEEIAKDRIRGQALLARLNATPAGDHQGRQSLCAELFGHCPDSCWISSPFICEFGRNIHLGEKTFFNFNVTILDVGEVHIGSHVLLAPNVQIYTATHSMDHLDRRNWTAYNKPVRIGDDCWIGGGAIICPGVTIGPRAIIGAGAVVTRDIPADSVAVGNPARVIRTLSPDEPRDPALLS from the coding sequence ATGGCAAGCGACTGGGACAAGGTACTGGCGGGGGGCGCCCTGAACAGCCAGAGCGAGGAGATAGCGAAAGACCGCATTCGCGGCCAGGCGCTGCTGGCGAGACTCAACGCCACACCGGCGGGGGATCACCAGGGGCGCCAGAGCCTGTGCGCCGAGCTGTTCGGCCACTGCCCCGACTCCTGCTGGATAAGCTCCCCCTTCATCTGCGAATTTGGCCGCAACATCCATCTGGGGGAGAAGACCTTCTTCAACTTCAACGTCACCATACTGGACGTGGGCGAAGTGCACATCGGCAGCCATGTGCTGCTGGCCCCCAACGTGCAGATCTACACCGCCACCCACTCCATGGACCATCTGGATCGGCGCAACTGGACCGCCTACAACAAGCCGGTGCGCATCGGCGATGACTGCTGGATTGGCGGCGGCGCCATCATCTGCCCCGGCGTCACCATAGGGCCGCGCGCCATCATAGGCGCAGGCGCCGTGGTGACCCGCGACATCCCTGCCGATTCGGTCGCCGTCGGCAATCCGGCCAGGGTGATCCGCACATTAAGCCCGGACGAACCCCGGGATCCGGCACTGCTGTCATGA
- a CDS encoding DUF1294 domain-containing protein has translation MMVLALLPLIWTAWLGIEGANWWPLALVTTMSLLTVLAYAHDKRQAIRGGWRVPESRLHLLELLGGWPGALMARHWLRHKTQKGSYRLRFWAIVWVQLLLLGLWLGWPLWQGL, from the coding sequence ATGATGGTCCTGGCCCTGCTGCCCCTGATCTGGACCGCCTGGCTCGGCATTGAGGGGGCCAACTGGTGGCCGCTGGCCCTGGTTACCACCATGAGCCTGCTCACAGTGCTGGCCTACGCCCACGACAAACGCCAGGCCATTCGCGGCGGCTGGCGCGTCCCGGAATCCCGCCTCCATCTGCTGGAGCTGCTCGGCGGCTGGCCCGGCGCCCTGATGGCCCGCCACTGGCTGCGCCACAAGACCCAGAAGGGGAGCTACCGCCTGCGATTCTGGGCCATCGTCTGGGTGCAATTATTGCTGCTCGGGCTCTGGCTCGGCTGGCCGCTCTGGCAGGGACTCTGA
- a CDS encoding DUF4865 family protein, producing the protein MIAMHYRFTLLADYDMALIEQRIASNGARLDGFPGLLFKAYLYGRHDEAALPCRENRYAPFYVWQSADAMRSFIVSEGFAALTRQFGWPHIETWHLLSAPQMEELEQARVAILRRTPIAPHSSLAELRTGAMLSGWDLSRWQWLEVDLLPSLPQVMPAGADAYHIGYLAKGSPLP; encoded by the coding sequence ATGATCGCCATGCACTACAGATTCACCCTGCTGGCGGACTACGACATGGCGCTGATCGAGCAGCGGATCGCCAGCAATGGCGCCAGACTCGACGGCTTCCCCGGCTTGCTGTTCAAGGCCTATCTCTATGGCCGCCATGACGAGGCCGCGCTGCCATGCCGGGAGAATCGCTATGCCCCCTTCTATGTGTGGCAAAGCGCCGATGCGATGCGCAGCTTCATTGTCAGCGAGGGCTTCGCGGCACTCACCAGGCAGTTTGGCTGGCCCCATATCGAGACCTGGCATCTGCTGTCAGCCCCGCAGATGGAGGAGCTCGAGCAGGCCAGGGTGGCCATCTTGCGGCGCACTCCCATTGCCCCCCATTCCAGCCTGGCCGAGCTGCGCACCGGGGCCATGCTGAGCGGCTGGGACCTTTCCCGCTGGCAGTGGCTGGAGGTGGATCTCCTGCCATCGCTCCCACAAGTGATGCCGGCAGGAGCCGATGCCTATCACATCGGCTATCTGGCCAAAGGGAGCCCTTTGCCCTGA
- a CDS encoding transporter substrate-binding domain-containing protein, which produces MKIITSVLFSALIGLGIASGAAQAEEGSLAKIKARDKLIVGVFTDKPPFGYVDEKGNYVGFDTDLGRRFAKDLLGDENKVEFVAVEPASRIPFLQSDKVDLILANMTVTPERREVVDFTNPNLKVAVQVLVPEGSQAKKLNDLASKTLIVTTGTTADIWLTRNHPEWKVLKFEKNSESLQALAQGRGDAYAQDNLVLFSWAKENPGYRVLPEKLGSEDPIAPAVKKGNIELRDWVNDRLAKLGEEKYLLKLYDQYVRDRLSADTNPNDVIVEGGKWQG; this is translated from the coding sequence ATGAAAATAATTACTTCGGTTCTGTTCAGTGCCCTGATCGGCCTGGGTATCGCCAGCGGCGCCGCCCAGGCAGAAGAGGGATCCCTTGCCAAGATCAAGGCCCGCGACAAGCTCATCGTCGGCGTCTTCACCGACAAGCCCCCTTTCGGCTATGTGGACGAGAAGGGCAACTACGTGGGCTTTGACACCGATCTCGGCCGCCGCTTCGCCAAGGATCTGCTGGGGGACGAGAACAAGGTCGAGTTCGTGGCGGTGGAGCCCGCCAGCCGCATCCCCTTCCTGCAGAGCGACAAGGTGGATCTGATCCTCGCCAACATGACGGTGACCCCGGAGCGGCGCGAAGTAGTGGACTTCACCAACCCCAACCTCAAGGTCGCGGTACAGGTACTGGTGCCGGAAGGAAGCCAGGCCAAGAAGCTCAATGACCTGGCCAGCAAGACCCTGATCGTTACCACGGGCACCACGGCGGACATCTGGCTGACCCGCAACCACCCGGAGTGGAAGGTGCTCAAGTTCGAGAAGAATTCTGAATCCCTGCAGGCCCTGGCCCAGGGACGCGGCGATGCCTACGCCCAGGACAACCTGGTGCTCTTCAGCTGGGCCAAGGAGAACCCGGGATATCGGGTGCTGCCCGAGAAGCTGGGCTCGGAAGACCCCATCGCACCGGCGGTGAAGAAGGGCAATATCGAGCTGCGTGACTGGGTCAACGACCGTCTCGCCAAGCTGGGGGAAGAGAAGTACCTGCTGAAACTCTATGACCAATATGTGCGCGATCGCTTAAGCGCCGATACAAATCCCAACGATGTGATAGTGGAAGGAGGCAAATGGCAGGGTTGA
- a CDS encoding Ig-like domain-containing protein → MTKMLRSYVALFFSFLLLGCNGNNNDSSTVIPPDISISGLQITPAVSSLPVGLSEQLKGEVILSDGQVLDVTTDDAVSWRSSDPAVATISNNSPDKGRVTGVSAGTVTITASGEANGQSFSATAEVTITNAVVTRVQITPAVSSLPVGLSEQLTGEALLSNGQVLDVTADDVVSWRSSDPAVATISNNSPDKGRVTGVSAGTVTITASGEANGQSFSATAEVTITNAVVTQVQITPAVSSLPAGLSEQLTGEVILSDGQVLDVTTDDAVNWRSSDPAVATISSSGADRGRVTGVSTGTVTITASGEANGQHFSATAEVTIINAVVTRVQITPAVSSLPAGLSEQLTGEALLSDGQVLDVTVDDVVSWRSSDPAVATVSNSGADKGRVTGVSAGTVTITASGEANGQSFSATAKMTITNAVVTQIQITPAVSSLPVGLSEQLTGEALLSDGQVLDVTADDAVSWSSSDPAVATISSSGADKGIVTGVSTGTVTITAAGKANGQHFSATAKVTITHAVVTEVQITPTASTLPAGWSERLTGKVILSDGQVLDVTADDAVSWSSSDPAVATISNSGPDKGMVTGVSAGTVTITASGEANGQHFNATAEVIITNLVVTQVQITPAVSSLQVGLSKQLKGEALLYDGHQSMLLLDVTADDAVSWSSSNPLVAIIFNSGPDKGLVVGMSAGTVTITASGEANGQHFSATAEVTITNLDVTQVQITPAFSSLPVGLSEQLKGEAMLSDGKVLDVTADNAVSWSSSDPAVATVSSSGADKGRVTGVSAGTVTITASGEANGQSFSATAEVEVKPPLAFFTTPDTIGRNWNDADAYCKGMNPAARLPTRVELQNLFIQSSSVTELSQSNYDMCDVHGWPLLGRCGGSTNLYWASEMSGLGGHWHTYMNNGTSVSQADDTVSNHVACVRKDI, encoded by the coding sequence ATGACAAAGATGTTACGGTCATATGTCGCCCTATTCTTTTCATTTTTATTACTGGGTTGTAATGGTAATAACAATGACTCATCCACTGTAATACCGCCAGATATCTCCATATCTGGATTGCAGATCACCCCCGCCGTTTCCTCCCTGCCCGTTGGCTTGAGTGAACAACTCAAAGGGGAAGTCATTCTGTCCGATGGTCAGGTGCTGGATGTCACGACTGACGATGCCGTGAGCTGGCGTTCCAGCGACCCGGCCGTTGCCACCATCAGCAACAATAGTCCAGACAAAGGCAGGGTGACCGGCGTGTCCGCAGGAACCGTCACCATCACCGCCTCCGGTGAAGCCAATGGCCAATCCTTCAGCGCGACTGCCGAGGTGACCATTACCAATGCCGTCGTGACCCGGGTACAGATCACCCCCGCCGTTTCCTCTCTGCCCGTTGGCTTGAGTGAACAACTCACAGGGGAAGCTCTTCTTTCCAATGGTCAGGTGCTGGATGTCACCGCTGACGACGTTGTGAGCTGGCGCTCCAGCGACCCGGCCGTTGCCACCATCAGCAACAATAGTCCAGACAAAGGCAGGGTGACCGGCGTGTCCGCAGGAACCGTCACCATCACCGCCTCCGGTGAAGCCAATGGCCAATCCTTCAGCGCGACTGCCGAGGTGACCATCACCAATGCGGTTGTGACCCAGGTACAAATCACCCCCGCCGTTTCCTCCCTGCCGGCAGGCTTGAGTGAACAACTCACAGGGGAAGTCATTCTGTCCGATGGTCAGGTACTGGATGTCACGACTGACGATGCCGTGAACTGGCGTTCCAGCGACCCGGCCGTCGCCACCATCAGCAGCAGTGGCGCCGACAGAGGCAGGGTAACCGGCGTGTCCACAGGAACCGTCACCATCACCGCCTCCGGTGAGGCCAATGGCCAGCACTTCAGCGCCACCGCCGAGGTGACCATCATCAATGCCGTCGTGACTCGGGTACAGATCACCCCCGCCGTTTCCTCCCTCCCGGCAGGCTTGAGTGAACAACTCACAGGGGAAGCTCTTCTTTCCGATGGTCAGGTGCTGGATGTCACCGTTGACGACGTTGTGAGCTGGCGCTCCAGCGACCCGGCCGTTGCCACCGTCAGCAACAGTGGCGCCGACAAAGGCAGGGTGACTGGCGTGTCCGCAGGAACCGTCACCATCACCGCCTCCGGTGAGGCCAATGGTCAATCCTTCAGCGCCACCGCCAAGATGACCATCACCAATGCGGTTGTGACCCAGATACAAATCACCCCCGCCGTTTCCTCCCTGCCGGTTGGTTTGAGTGAACAACTCACAGGGGAAGCCCTTCTGTCCGATGGCCAGGTGCTGGATGTCACCGCTGACGATGCCGTGAGCTGGAGCTCCAGCGACCCAGCCGTTGCCACCATCAGCAGCAGTGGTGCCGACAAAGGCATAGTCACCGGCGTATCGACGGGCACTGTCACCATTACCGCCGCCGGTAAGGCCAATGGCCAGCACTTCAGCGCGACTGCCAAAGTGACCATCACACATGCGGTTGTGACGGAAGTTCAAATCACCCCCACCGCCTCCACCCTGCCGGCAGGCTGGAGTGAACGGCTCACAGGGAAAGTCATTCTGTCTGATGGTCAGGTGCTGGATGTCACCGCTGACGATGCCGTGAGCTGGAGTTCCAGCGACCCGGCCGTTGCCACCATCAGCAACAGTGGTCCAGACAAAGGCATGGTGACCGGCGTGTCCGCAGGGACTGTCACCATCACCGCCTCCGGAGAGGCCAATGGCCAGCACTTCAACGCCACCGCCGAGGTGATCATTACCAATCTCGTCGTGACCCAGGTACAGATCACCCCTGCAGTTTCCTCCCTGCAGGTTGGCTTGAGTAAACAGCTCAAAGGGGAAGCCCTTCTGTACGATGGTCATCAGTCGATGCTGCTGCTGGATGTCACCGCTGACGATGCCGTGAGCTGGAGCTCCAGCAACCCGCTCGTTGCCATCATCTTCAACAGTGGTCCCGACAAAGGCCTGGTGGTCGGCATGTCCGCAGGGACTGTGACCATCACCGCCTCCGGTGAAGCCAACGGTCAGCACTTCAGCGCCACCGCCGAGGTGACCATCACCAACCTCGACGTGACCCAGGTACAAATCACCCCCGCGTTTTCCTCCCTGCCGGTTGGCTTGAGTGAACAGCTCAAAGGGGAAGCCATGCTCTCTGATGGCAAGGTACTCGATGTGACCGCGGATAACGCCGTGAGCTGGAGTTCCAGCGACCCGGCCGTCGCCACCGTCAGCAGCAGTGGCGCCGACAAAGGCAGGGTGACCGGTGTGTCCGCTGGAACCGTCACCATCACCGCCTCCGGTGAGGCCAATGGCCAATCCTTCAGTGCGACTGCCGAGGTGGAGGTTAAGCCACCCCTGGCGTTTTTCACTACTCCTGACACGATTGGACGTAACTGGAACGATGCCGATGCCTATTGCAAAGGAATGAACCCAGCGGCTCGCCTGCCAACCAGAGTCGAGCTCCAAAACCTGTTTATTCAGAGCTCATCTGTAACGGAGCTCAGTCAGTCCAATTACGACATGTGTGATGTTCACGGGTGGCCCCTGCTCGGCCGATGTGGCGGTAGTACGAACCTCTACTGGGCCAGCGAGATGAGCGGGCTAGGCGGCCACTGGCACACCTACATGAACAACGGTACCTCCGTCAGCCAGGCCGACGATACCGTCAGCAACCACGTGGCCTGTGTTCGTAAGGATATTTAG
- a CDS encoding MgtC/SapB family protein, which yields MWIEAEPVYGALVSLAIGLIIGLERGWQVRQLGDNQRIAGMRTYGLIGLLGGVCALLLPTLGPWLALLGLLAVVAGCGLSVWLALRWQGEFGLTSSVAMVLTYLLGLMSVLQSPSEAVACAVLAALLMGLKGQIQQGMLFLSETEFHATLRFLLISLVLLPVLPDVEMGPLNAFNPFKIWLMVVVIAGISFSGHFAVRLLGTRAGLVLTSMLAGLASSTALTLQFARLNKEQPGLERLLATGILLAGATMWLRLLVLVLLIHNELAMRLALPLLLLAAIVYGFAFWFWRQREEMTDNPVQPETRNPLDLATAIKFGLLLALIGFMATLLQSKVGNSGVYLLALVSGITDVDAITLSLSQLSHKELALEVAARAILLAGLVNSLVKGLLALVIGGRRLGLRVMLPYLLSVLLILPLLWAG from the coding sequence ATGTGGATCGAGGCGGAGCCCGTCTACGGCGCTCTGGTGTCACTGGCCATAGGGCTCATCATAGGACTGGAGCGGGGCTGGCAGGTGCGCCAGCTGGGGGACAACCAGCGCATCGCCGGGATGCGGACCTATGGCCTCATCGGCCTGCTCGGCGGGGTCTGCGCCCTGCTGCTGCCGACCCTGGGCCCCTGGCTGGCCCTGCTCGGCCTGCTGGCTGTGGTGGCTGGCTGCGGCCTCTCGGTCTGGCTGGCCCTGCGCTGGCAGGGAGAATTTGGCCTCACCAGTTCGGTGGCCATGGTGCTCACCTACCTGCTGGGGCTGATGTCTGTGCTGCAGAGCCCGAGCGAGGCGGTGGCCTGCGCCGTGCTGGCGGCGCTCTTGATGGGGCTCAAGGGCCAGATCCAGCAGGGCATGCTGTTTTTGAGCGAGACGGAATTTCACGCCACCCTGCGCTTCCTGCTCATCTCTCTGGTGCTGCTGCCGGTGCTCCCCGACGTCGAGATGGGTCCCCTCAACGCCTTCAACCCCTTCAAGATCTGGCTGATGGTGGTGGTGATCGCCGGCATCTCCTTCTCGGGCCACTTCGCGGTGCGCCTGCTCGGCACCCGCGCCGGCCTGGTGCTCACCAGCATGCTGGCGGGGCTCGCCTCCTCCACCGCCCTCACCCTGCAGTTTGCCCGCCTCAACAAGGAGCAGCCCGGGCTGGAGCGGCTGCTGGCCACCGGCATACTGCTGGCGGGCGCCACCATGTGGTTGCGACTGCTGGTGCTGGTGCTGCTCATTCACAACGAACTGGCCATGCGCCTGGCCCTTCCCCTGCTGCTGCTGGCAGCCATCGTCTACGGCTTCGCCTTCTGGTTCTGGCGCCAGCGCGAGGAAATGACCGACAACCCGGTGCAGCCCGAAACCCGCAACCCGCTGGATCTCGCCACCGCCATCAAGTTCGGCCTGCTGCTGGCGCTGATCGGCTTCATGGCCACACTGCTGCAGAGCAAGGTGGGCAACTCCGGGGTCTATCTGCTGGCGCTGGTCTCCGGCATCACGGACGTGGACGCCATCACCCTCTCCCTCTCCCAGCTCTCCCACAAGGAGCTGGCCCTGGAGGTGGCGGCCCGGGCCATTCTGCTGGCCGGGCTGGTCAACTCCCTGGTGAAGGGGCTGCTGGCCCTAGTGATCGGCGGCCGCCGCCTGGGGCTGAGGGTGATGCTGCCCTACCTCCTCTCGGTGCTGCTGATCCTGCCCCTCCTCTGGGCGGGCTGA
- a CDS encoding FMN-binding negative transcriptional regulator, with product MYLPPHFAATDPASLHRLMRAYPLGALVTQGEQGLDANHLPFELDADEGEHGILRAHVARNNPLWQEVKEGQEVLVIFRAVEGYISPNWYPSKQEHHKQVPTWNYAVVHAHGRIRVRDDARFVRRLLATLTRTQEAAEPAPWKMADAPRDYIEAMVQAVVGIEIEIDQLVGKFKLSQNKEKEDREGAIQGARERGGEALANAMQESMPEGMSPAAAPAAD from the coding sequence ATGTACCTGCCACCCCATTTTGCCGCCACCGACCCCGCCTCTTTGCATCGGCTGATGCGCGCTTATCCCCTGGGGGCCCTGGTCACCCAGGGCGAGCAGGGGCTGGATGCCAACCACCTGCCGTTCGAGTTAGATGCCGATGAGGGGGAGCATGGGATCTTGCGGGCCCATGTGGCGCGTAACAACCCGCTCTGGCAGGAGGTGAAGGAAGGGCAGGAGGTGCTGGTGATCTTCAGGGCCGTCGAGGGCTACATCTCCCCCAACTGGTATCCGAGCAAGCAGGAACATCATAAGCAGGTGCCCACCTGGAACTATGCCGTGGTACACGCCCACGGTCGCATCCGGGTGCGGGACGATGCCCGCTTCGTGCGTCGCCTGCTCGCCACCCTGACCCGCACCCAGGAGGCTGCCGAGCCCGCTCCCTGGAAGATGGCGGACGCGCCGAGAGACTATATCGAGGCCATGGTGCAGGCTGTGGTAGGCATAGAGATCGAGATCGATCAGCTGGTCGGCAAGTTCAAGCTGAGCCAGAACAAGGAGAAAGAAGACAGGGAGGGCGCCATCCAGGGGGCCCGTGAGCGGGGCGGAGAGGCGCTGGCTAATGCCATGCAAGAGAGCATGCCAGAGGGCATGTCGCCTGCCGCAGCGCCTGCGGCAGACTAG
- a CDS encoding Ig-like domain-containing protein, translating into MTKILQSYVALLFSFLLLGCSGGSEDSTPETSPSLERIHIVASPVSTRGSSSLILAKGNNQPFIATGHYGDGSVKDLTSETSWHSSDDRIATLSASGALTARDAGTTTVTASHDGIISNTIQITVTDAVLTAIQVTPPSVSVGKGHTRQLTATATYSDNTTANVTGSVAWLPADITTATVTTTGILTGRIAGSTEVTASLDGVTSNAVQVTVTDAVLTAIQVTPPSVSVSKGQTRQLTATATYSDNTTANVTGSVAWLPADITTATVSTTGILTGRIAGSTEVTASLDGVTSNAVQVIVTDAVLTAIQVTPPSVSVSKGQTRQLTATATYSDNTTANVTGSVAWLPDDTATATMTTNGLLTGVEQGTAEVTASLDGVTSNTVQVTVTDAVLTAIEITPPSVSIGKGQTQQLTATATYSDNTTADVTGSVAWLSDDTATATVISGLLTGVEQGTAEVTASLDGVTSNTAQVTVTDAVLTAIEITPPSVSVGKGQTQQLTATATYSDSTTADVTGSVAWLSDDTATATVISGLLTGVEQGTAEVTASLDGVTSNTAQVTVTDAVLTAIEITPPSVSVGKGQTQQLTATATYSDSTTADVTGSVAWLSDDTATATVISGLLTGVEEGTTEISASLDGVTSDRVTVNVVNPLFGEFEDISVNDFTFAVDAGFPTTGFHGAEFTLNTPSAPSEYTWSSNVEWVSVDNDGNVRITSEDHSAPVRMLTPVTITAVPTSGGAPLTYTFALRHWFFVHTYSQYPYKSSGTTASWWCNSRDSNSRIPPVSEVSLGLRIRQVGALFSEWGAADYFIVNNYSMGSTYWAYTTKTSIDGREPTVRMSDGYIGESTATLSNRVMCRVAIYY; encoded by the coding sequence ATGACAAAGATATTACAGTCATATGTCGCCCTGCTTTTTTCATTTTTATTATTGGGTTGTAGTGGTGGCTCAGAGGATTCCACCCCCGAGACCTCCCCATCGTTAGAACGGATCCATATTGTTGCCAGCCCGGTCAGCACTCGAGGAAGCAGTTCACTCATCCTGGCAAAAGGCAATAACCAGCCCTTTATTGCAACGGGTCATTACGGCGATGGTTCGGTCAAGGATCTGACGAGTGAGACAAGCTGGCATTCCAGTGACGACCGGATCGCCACCCTTTCGGCATCAGGTGCACTCACTGCAAGAGACGCAGGGACAACCACCGTCACGGCCAGCCACGATGGCATCATCAGCAACACAATCCAGATCACCGTCACCGACGCCGTCCTCACCGCCATCCAGGTCACGCCGCCAAGCGTGTCGGTCGGCAAAGGCCATACCCGGCAACTGACCGCCACCGCCACCTACAGCGACAACACCACGGCCAATGTGACCGGCAGCGTCGCCTGGCTGCCAGCCGACATCACCACGGCCACCGTCACCACCACTGGTATTCTGACCGGCAGGATTGCGGGCTCCACGGAAGTGACCGCCAGCCTGGATGGCGTGACCAGCAACGCAGTCCAGGTCACCGTCACCGATGCCGTCCTTACCGCCATCCAGGTCACGCCGCCAAGCGTGTCGGTCAGCAAAGGCCAGACCCGGCAGCTGACCGCCACCGCCACCTACAGCGACAACACCACGGCCAATGTGACCGGCAGCGTCGCCTGGCTGCCAGCCGACATCACCACGGCCACTGTCTCCACCACTGGTATTCTGACCGGCAGGATTGCGGGCTCCACGGAAGTGACCGCCAGCCTGGATGGCGTGACCAGCAACGCAGTCCAGGTCATCGTCACCGATGCCGTCCTTACCGCCATCCAGGTCACGCCGCCAAGCGTGTCGGTCAGCAAAGGCCAGACCCGGCAGCTGACCGCCACCGCCACCTACAGCGACAACACCACGGCCAATGTGACCGGCAGCGTCGCCTGGCTGCCCGATGACACTGCCACGGCCACCATGACCACCAACGGCCTGCTGACCGGTGTGGAGCAGGGCACCGCGGAAGTGACCGCCAGCCTGGATGGCGTGACCAGCAACACAGTCCAGGTCACCGTCACCGATGCCGTCCTCACCGCTATCGAGATCACGCCGCCAAGCGTGTCGATCGGCAAAGGCCAGACCCAGCAGCTGACCGCCACCGCCACCTACAGCGACAACACCACGGCGGATGTGACCGGCAGCGTTGCCTGGCTGTCCGATGACACCGCCACGGCCACCGTGATCAGCGGCCTGCTGACCGGTGTGGAGCAGGGCACCGCGGAAGTGACCGCCAGCCTGGATGGTGTGACCAGCAACACAGCCCAGGTCACCGTCACCGATGCCGTCCTCACCGCCATCGAGATCACGCCGCCAAGCGTGTCGGTCGGCAAAGGCCAGACCCAGCAGCTGACCGCCACCGCCACCTACAGCGACAGCACCACGGCGGATGTGACCGGCAGCGTCGCCTGGCTGTCCGATGACACCGCCACGGCCACCGTGATCAGCGGCCTGCTGACCGGTGTGGAGCAGGGCACCGCGGAAGTGACCGCCAGCCTGGATGGTGTGACCAGCAACACAGCCCAGGTCACCGTCACCGATGCCGTCCTCACCGCCATCGAGATCACGCCGCCAAGCGTGTCGGTCGGCAAAGGCCAGACCCAGCAGCTGACCGCCACCGCCACCTACAGCGACAGCACCACGGCGGATGTGACCGGCAGCGTCGCCTGGCTGTCCGATGACACCGCCACGGCCACCGTGATCAGCGGCCTGCTGACCGGTGTGGAAGAAGGCACCACAGAGATCAGTGCCAGCCTGGATGGCGTGACCAGTGACAGGGTGACGGTCAATGTCGTCAACCCTCTTTTCGGGGAGTTTGAAGATATTTCCGTCAATGACTTCACGTTTGCGGTCGATGCCGGGTTCCCGACCACGGGGTTTCATGGGGCGGAATTTACCCTGAATACCCCCAGTGCGCCGAGCGAGTACACCTGGAGCAGTAATGTGGAATGGGTTTCGGTAGACAACGACGGAAATGTTCGTATTACTTCAGAGGATCATTCAGCACCAGTAAGAATGCTAACCCCAGTCACCATCACAGCAGTCCCCACCTCGGGGGGGGCACCTCTAACCTATACCTTTGCGTTACGCCACTGGTTCTTCGTTCATACGTATAGTCAGTATCCATATAAAAGCTCTGGTACGACGGCTTCGTGGTGGTGTAACTCACGTGATAGCAACTCTAGAATCCCCCCTGTGAGTGAAGTGTCATTGGGTCTGAGGATTCGACAGGTAGGTGCATTATTTTCTGAGTGGGGAGCCGCAGATTACTTCATTGTCAACAACTACTCTATGGGCTCAACCTATTGGGCATACACTACTAAAACCTCTATCGATGGTCGAGAACCAACCGTCCGTATGAGTGATGGGTATATTGGTGAATCTACAGCGACCCTAAGCAATAGAGTGATGTGTCGCGTTGCGATTTATTACTAA
- a CDS encoding tautomerase family protein has product MPLTRITVREGMSDARLQQLSALYHQTLVEVFDVPLEDKFQILEALPARALVYHPHYQTGRRDGDFILFQILAGKPRSTVVKQRLYERLAERLHVDLGIHPDNLMVVIQLNGSEEWSFGRGLMFRPEVSL; this is encoded by the coding sequence ATGCCGCTGACCCGTATCACGGTGCGCGAGGGGATGAGCGACGCGCGCCTGCAACAGCTCTCCGCGCTCTATCACCAGACCCTGGTGGAGGTGTTTGATGTGCCGCTGGAGGACAAGTTCCAGATCCTGGAGGCCTTGCCGGCCAGGGCCCTCGTCTATCACCCCCACTACCAGACCGGCCGCCGGGACGGCGACTTCATCCTGTTCCAGATCCTGGCGGGAAAGCCGCGCAGCACAGTGGTCAAGCAGCGGCTCTATGAGCGGCTTGCCGAGCGCCTGCATGTGGATTTGGGCATCCATCCCGATAACCTTATGGTGGTGATCCAGTTGAACGGCAGCGAGGAGTGGAGCTTCGGACGGGGTCTGATGTTTCGGCCGGAGGTGAGCTTATGA